ATGGTTGGAGTGTCCCGTATGGTTGGAGTGTCCCGTATGGTTGGAGTGTTCCGTATGGTTGGAGTGTTCCGTATGGTTGGAGTGTCCCGTATGGTTGGAGTGTCCCGTATGGTTGGAGTGTCCCGTATGGTTGGAGTGTCCCGTATGGTTGGAGTGTCCCGTATGGTTGGAGTGTCCCGTATGGTTGGAGTGTCCCGTATGGTTGGAGTGTCCCGTATGGTTGGAGTGTCCCGTATGGTTGGAGTGTCCCGTATGGTTGGAGTGTCCCGTATGGTTGGAGTGTCCCGTATGGTTGGAGTGTCCCGTATGGTTGGATCACATATTGTTggagtgttccatattgttggaTATTCTAAGACCTGTATTAGTGGTGACTGCTAACCAGTCTGGATATTCTAAGACCTGTATTAGTGGTGACCGCTAACCAGTCTGGATATTCTGAGACCTGTATTAGTGATGACCGCTAACCAGTCTGGATATTCTAAGACCTGTATTAGTGGTGACCGCTAACCAGTCTGTATTAGACCTGTATTAGTGGTGACCACTAACCAGTCTGTATTAGACCTGTATTAGTGGTGACCGCTAACCAGTCTGGATATTCTAAGACCTGTATTAGTGGTGACCGCTAACCAGTCTGGATATTCTAAGACCTGTATTAGTGATGACCGCTAACCAGTCTGGATATTCTAAGACCTGTATTAGTGGTGACTGCTAACCAGTCTGGATATTCTAAGACCTGTATTAGTGGTGACCGCTAACCAGTCTGGATATTCTAAGACCTGTATTAGTGGTGACCGCTAACCAGTCTGGATATTCTAAGACCTGTATTAGTGGTGACCGCTAACCAGTCTGGATATTCTAAGACCTGTATTAGTGGTGACCGCTAACCAGTCTGGATATTCTAAGACCTGTATTAGTGGTGACCGCTAACCAGTCTGGATATTCTAAGACCTGTATTAGTGGTGACCGCTAACCAGTCTGGATATTCTAAGACCTGTATTAGTGGTGACCGCTAACCAGTCTGGATATTCTAAGACCTGTATTAGTGGTGACCGCTAACCAGTCTGGATATTCTAAGACCTGTATTAGTGGTGACCGCTAACCAGTCTGGATATTCTAAGACCTGTATTAGTGGTGACTGCTAACCAGTCTGGATATTCTAAGACCTGTATTAGTGGTGACCGCTAACCAGTCTGTATTATACCTGTATTAGTGGTGACCGCTAACCAGTCTGGATATTCTAAGACCTGTATTAGTGGTGACCGCTAACCAGTCTGGATATTCTAAGACCTGTATTAGTGGTGACCGCTAACCAGTCTGGATATTCTAAGACCTGTATTAGTGATGACCGCTAACCAGTCTGTATTATACCTGTATTAGTGATGACCACTAACCAGTCTGTATTAGACCTGTATTAGTGATGACCACTAACCAGTCTGTATTAGACCTGTATTAGTGATGACCACTAACCAGTCTGGATATTCTAAGACCTGTATTAGTGATGACCGCTAACCAGTCTGGATATTCTAAGACCTGTATTAGTGATGACCGCTAACCAGTCTGGATATTCTAAGACCTGTATTAGTGGTGACTGCTAACCAGTCTGGATATTCTAAGACCTGTATTAGTGGTGACCGCTAACCAGTCTGGATATTCTAAGACCTGTATTAGTGGTGACCGCTAACCAGTCTGGATATTCTGAGACCTGTATTAGTGGTGACTGCTAACCAGTCTGGATATTCTAAGACCTGTATTAGTGGTGACCGCTAACCAACCTGGATATTCTAAGACCTGTATTAGTGGTGACCGCTAACCAGTCTGGATATTCTAAGACCTGTATTAGTGGTGACTGCTAACCAGTCTGGATATTCTAAGACCTGTATTAGTGGTGACCGCTAACCAGTCTGGATATTCTGAGACCTGTATTAGTGATGACCGCTAACCAGTCTGGATATTCTAAGACCTGTATTAGTGGTGACTGCTAACCAGTCTGTATTATACCTGTATTAGTGGTGACCACTAACCAGTCTGTGGAATGTATTAGTAATGTATTAGTAATGACCTCTAACCAGTCTGTGGAATGTATTAGTAATGTATTAGTAATGACCTCTAACCAGCCTGTGGAATGTATTAGTGATGACCACTAACCAGTCTGGATATTCTAAGACCTGTATTAGCGATGACTACCAACCAGTCTGGAATGTATTAGTGATGACCACTAACCAGTCTGTGGAATGTTTTAGTAATGTATTAGTGATGACCACTAACCAGTCTGTGGAATGTTTTCACATGTTGTTTGTCACATGACCAATTTCCAGTGTAAACACCTCACTTCCTTGTCTGGCCTTTTCATATTGACTATGGATATGAGAATGTGAACAAAACCGTATATACTTAGATGACCTTGTTTTGCCAAGTAACAGATAAGCGTAGCATATATCCATAGAGATTCATACAATTAAAGGGTAGGAAGgaatgagtttttactcaccaatgTAACACAGTATGGTCAAAGACTTAagtaacttagttgtagtcatgatctggttacctataagtacaaacCGAGTTATGTTTTTGGGTTATTACATATTTATTAACTTATTTCCGGATATCTTCTAAGCTACCCACAATGCACCAATGTTCGACTTCATATGGAAGATCTACTCTGCTACTGAGTTTTGTATTTTAGCTCAAGCTATCTTAGCCGCTAGCCATGCTAGCATGTCATTACATTCCAGACCAAGTGTTGGCGGTGGTGAACTTACAATCCACCAATAACGAGAAAGTGTGATGTTAACAAGAAGCAGATTCTTCGCATACATTGTGGCtggtgggaacccgttagcatgGCAGGGCGCAAAACTAAAGAGGACATCTCCCTGCTTGCTCTAATTGTGTAGTACCTCATCTGTTCTccttttttgttttgtcaactttgtCAGCCGTGTTCTCTGTGAAGTAGCGTACAGGAGTTTGTCCACCTTGGCTTAGTGCTAGTGCGCTAGCTGACGCACATCTGGAATCTATGTATTTTGGATTTCCCTGACTCTCGCTCGGCCAGCGACGCACCCGTCTCCCTCTCGATTTGGTAGCTAACTCTTTGAGAAGTTTGACCATCTAATGGGTCCCAGCCATCAATCTGGAAGTCTCTGCGTCTGTGCAATatgtgttgttttgtattttatgAAATTTGTATATGCAGGGCTGTCTTGTAAAAGAGACACTGGTCTCAATGGTGACACCCTGATTTAAATAAAGGTATCCTTTGCTTTTAATCTGTGGTTCTGTTTTGGTTGTGTTCTAGCTGTAGTTCTCCAGGCGTCGGGGCTGTAGTTCTCCAGGCGTCGGGGCTGTAGTTCTCCAGGCGTCGGGGCTGTAGTTCTCCAGGCGTCGGGGCTGTAGTTCTCCAGGCGTCGGGGCTGTAGTTCTCCAGGCGTCGGGGCTGTAGTTCTCCAGGCGTCGGGGCTGTAGTTCTCCAGGCGTCGGGGCTGTAGTTCTCCAGGCGTCGGGGCTGTAGTTCTCCAGGCGTCGGGGCTGTAGTTCTCCAGGCGTCGGGGCTGTAGTTCTCCAGGCGTCGGGGCTGTAGTTCTCCAGGCGTCGGGGCTGTAGTTCTCCAGGCGTCGGGGCTGTAGTTCTCCAGGCGTCGGGGCTGTAGTTCTCCAGGCGTCGGGGCTGTAGTTCTCCAGGCGTCGGGGCTGTAGTTCTCCAGGCGTCGGGGCTGTAGTTCTCCAGGCGTCGGGGCTGTAGTTCTCCAGGCGTCGGGGCTGTAGTTCTCCAGGCGTCGGGGCTGTAGTTCTCCAGGCGTCGGGGCTGTAGTTCTCCAGGCGTCGGGGCTGTAGTTCTCCAGGCGTCGGGGCTGTAGTTCTCCAGGCGTCGGGGCTGTAGTTCTCCAGGCGTCGGGGCTGTAGTTCTCCAGGCGTCGGGGCTGTAGTTCTCCAGGCGTCGGGGCTGTAGTTCTCTAGGCGTCGGGGCTGTAGTTCTCCAGGCGTCGGGGCTGTAGTTCTCCAGGCGTCGGGGCTGTAGTTCTCCAGGCGTCGGGGCTGTAGTTCTCCAGGCGTCGGGGCTGTAGTTCTCCAGGCGTCGGGGCTGTAGTTCTCCAGGCGTCGGGGCTGTAGTTCTCCAGGCGTCGGGGCTGTAGTTCTCCAGGCGTCGGGGCTGTAGTTCTCCAGGCGTCGGGGCTGTAGTTCTCCAGGCGTCGGGGCTGTAGTTCTCCAGGCGTCGGGGCTGTAGTTCTCCAGGCGTCGGGGCTGTAGTTCTCCAGGCGTCGGGGCTGTAGTTCTCCAGGCGTCGGGGCTGTAGTTCTCCAGGCGTCGGGGCTGTAGTTCTCCAGGCGTCGGGGCTGTAGTTCTCTAGGCGTCGGGGCTGTAGTTCTCTAGGCGTCGGGGCTGTAGTTCTCTAGGCGTCGGGGCTGTAGTTCTCTAGGCGTCGGGGCTGTAGTTCTCTAGGCGTCGGGGCTGTAGTTCTCCAGGCGTCGGGCTGTAGGTCTATAAGCGTGACTAGGTTGGCTagtagggatgtgacaaatggacAATTTTGCCCAACGTTTTTGCTCAACGGTTTTCCATTTAAAACGATAATCATAAAATTCCGTCTTTAATTCACAATGCAGAATAATGGTCCTATTACGTGTGCAGGACTGCTAGGGCCGGGTAATGAAGTGATATGTACTGCAGTCCTTTACAGACATAGACctcagctacagtaacatgtctaTAGCAACAATTgctgtcaattgaaatgaattcattaggccctaaatGATTGATTTCACATGTcttggaatacagatatgcatctgttggtcacaaatacctttaaaggaaggggcgtggatcagaaaaccagtcagtatctggtgtgaccaccattagcctcatgcagcgagacacatctccttggcatagagttgatcaggctgttgcttgtggcctgtggaatgttgtcccactcctcttcaagttgctggatattggcgggaactggaacatgatGTTGTACACGtccatccagagcatcccaaacatgctcaatatgggtgacatgtctggtgagtatacaggtcatagaagaactgggacattttcagcttccaggaattgtgtacagatcctagcGACAtgaggctgtgcattatcatgctgaaacatgaggtgatggaggaggatgaatggcacaacaatgggcctcaggatctcccCAAGGTATCTCTGTTAATTCAAAttaccatcaataaaatgcaattgtgtccgttgtccgtagcttatgcctgcccataaccccaccgccaccagggggcactctgttcacaacgttgacatcagcaaaccactcgcccacacgacgccatacacgtggtcttcggttgtgaggccggttggacgttcttccaaattctctaaaacgaccctggtctatagtagtgccctggtctatagtagtaccctggtctatagtagtggtctagagtagtgccctggtctatagtagtggtctatagtagtaccctggtctatagtagtggtctatagtagtaccctggtctatagtagtggtctagagtagtgccctggtctatagtagtggtctatagtagtggtctatagtagtgccctggtctatagtagtaccctggtctatagtagtggtctagagtagtgccctggtctatagtagtggtctatagtagtaccctggtctatagtagtggtctagagtagtgccctggtctatagtagtggtctatagtagtgccctggtctatagtagtggtctatagtagtaccctggtctatagtagtggtctagagtagtgccctggtctatagtagtggtctatagtagtaccctggtctatagtagtggtctatagtagtgccctggtctatagtagtaccctggtctatagtagtggtctagagtagtgccctggtctatagtagtggtctatagtagtaccctggtctatagtagtggtctagagtagtgccctggtctatagtagtggtctatagtagtgccctggtctatagtagtgccctggtctatagtagtgccctggtctatagtagtgccctggtctatagtagtgccctggtctatagtagtgccctggtctatagtagtggtctatagtagtgccctggtctatagtagtaccctggtctatagtagtgccctggtctatagtagtggtctatagtagtgtcctggtctatagtagtggtctatagtagtgccctggtctatagtagtgccctatatagggaatagtaccctggtctatagtagtgccctggtctatagtagtgccctggtctatagtagtgccctggtctatagtagtaccctggtctatagtagtaccctggtctatagtagtgccctggtctatagtagtaccctggtctatagtagtggtctatagtagtgccctggtctatagtagtaccctggtctatagtagtggtctatagtagtaccctGGTCTatacaatagagccctgagtaccaggtcattaggacctgatggagggacaatagagccctgagtaccaggtcattaggacctgatggagggacaatagagccctgagtaccaggccattaggacctgattgATGGTGTGTAGTCAGTTGGGTTCTACCAAGGACCAGACCGTTAGGACCTGATTGATGGTGTGTAGTCAGTTGGGTTCTACCAAGGACCAGACCGTTAGGACCTGATTGATGGTGTGTAGTCAGTTGGGTTCTATCAAGGACCAGACCGTTAGGACCTGATTGATGGTGTGTAGTCAGTTGGGTTCTACCAAGGACCAGACCGTTAGGACCTGATTGATGGTGTGTAGTCAGTTGGGTGTAACCAAGGACCAGACCGTCCCTGATGGATGGTGTGTAGTCAGTTGGGTTCTACCAAGGACCAGGCCGTCCCTGATGGATGGTGTGTTGTCAGTTGGGTTCTACCAAGGACCAGACCGTCCCTGATGGATGGTGTGTAGTCAGTTGGGTTCTACCAAGGACCAGGCCGTCCCTGATTGATGGTGTGTAGTCAGTTGGGTTCTACCAAGGACCAGACCGTCCCTGATGGATGGTGTGTAGTCAGTTGGGTTCTACCAAGGACCAGACCGTCCCTGATTGATGGTGTGTAGTCAGTTGGGTTCTACCAAGGACCAGGCCGTCCCTGATTGATGGTGTGTAGTCAGTTGGGTTCTACCAAGGACCAGACCGTCCCTGATGGATGGTGTGTAGTCAGTTGGGTTCTACCAAGGACCAGACCGTCCCTGATGGATGGTGTGTAGTCAGTTGGGTTCTACCAAGGACCAGACCATCCCTGATTGATGGTGTGTAGTCAGTTGGGTTCTACCAAGGACCAGACCGTCCCTGATTGATGGTGTGTAGTCAGTTGGGTTCTACCAAGGACCAGACCGTCCCTGATTGATGGTGTGTAGTCAGTTGGGTTCTACCAAGGACCAGACCGTTAGGACCTGATTGATGGTGTGTAGTCAGTTGGGTGTAACCAAGGACCAGACCGTCCCTGATGGATGGTGTGTAGTCAGTTGGGTTCTACCAAGGACCAGGCTGTTAGGACCTGATTGATGGTGTGTAGTCAGTTGGGTTCTACCAAGGACCAGACCGTTAGGACCTGATTGATGGTGTGTAGTCAGTTGGGTTCTACCAAGGACCAGACCGTTAGGACCTGATGGATGGTGTGTAGTCAGTTGGGTGTAACCACCATGTCCAGAGTTCATCTAAGGAGATGAAGTTGACTCAGCAGAATGGGACTGTGGTCTTGACTCATGACTGCTGATGTGGCGGTAATATGGGCACCACAACAACAGCCCCGAGCCACAAATACCAGTATAGGACGAGTCAACAACATGATTTGGGTTTAACAACATGATTTGGGTTTAACAACATGATTTGGGTTTATTAATAACATGATTTGGGTTTATTAATAACACGATTTGGGTTTATTAACATGATTTGGGTTTATTAACATGATTTGGGTTTATTAACATGATTTGGGTTTATTAACATGATTTGGGTTTATTAACATGATTTGGGTTTATTAACATGATTTGGGTTTAACAACATGATTTGGGTTTAACAACATGATTTGGGTTTATTAACATGATTTGGGTTTATTAATAACATGATTTGGGTTTATTAATAACATGATTTGGGTTTAACAGAATATGAGCTTTGAAAAGGAACATTTCCACTGGGACAGTTACTCTTTGGTTTTATAGAACAACTGACTGAGATCAATGTTACACTGTCTAAAAAATGTAAACATGCAAATGCCTTCTAATCTAGcatttttaaaggggcaacctgcAGTTCAAATAACCATGTTTAACTACAGGAACTTTGTGAAGGATCCTTCACAGGTTCACAGGCCTAATCTTCATGGATATGGCTTTCACAGAGTAGAAGGTCTTCCATCCCCTCCAGTTGACTCCCATCTGTGAGTTCAATCCCCATGTATAAAGACCGTTGGGGTTTGACAAGTAACACTCGTTGAACCAATAACCTCCGACTGCGCCGACTGCACAGTTGGTCTCATGGGGGTCCTGGTCTCGGTCGAAGGTGGAGAACTTCATACCGCTGTGATAGGTGAGAGAGTCCCCTTTGGTTCAAGCAGGAAACACAGGTCAGATGATAAGGTACCCCTGTCCTTTCTATGTAAAAATCATGATCTCTAATTAACTGACCCCAGATCAGCTCTAACATGATGTATCTGTACGGTCTCCCCCTGTCCTTTCTATGTAATACTATTCATTATGATCTCTAATAAACTGATCCCAGAGCAGCTCTAAGATGATGTATCTGTACGGGCCCCCCTCATGGGGGTTGTATTCACTAGGAATCAAACGGAACCGAATGAGGGAACCTAGCTGAACTCTGGACTAATGAATACAGCCCAGATGTTCAACTGTTCTCACCTGAACTCTGGACTAATGAATACAGCCCAGATGTTCAACTGTTCTCACCTGAACTCTGGACTAATGAATACAGCCCAGATGTTCAACTGTTCTCACCTGAACTCTGGACTAATGAATACAGCCCAGATGTTCAACTGTTCTCACCTGAACTCTGGACTAATGAATACAGCCCAGATGTTCAACTGTTCTCACCTGAACTCTGGACTAATGAATACAGCCCAGATGTTCAACTGTTCTCACCTGAACTCTGGACTAATGAATACAGCCCAGATGTTCAACTGTTCTCACCTGAACTCTGGACTAATGAATACAGCCCAGATGTTCAACTGTTCTCACCTGAACTCTGGACTAATGAATACAGCCCAGATGTTCAACTGTTCTCACCTGAACTCTGGACTAATGAATACAGCCCAGATGTTCAACTGTTCTCACCTGAACTCTGGACTAATGAATACAGCCCAGATGTTCAACTGTTCTCACCTGAACTCTGGACTAATGAATACAGCCCAGATGTTTCTCTAAGTTAAACTGTTCTCACCTGCTCCTCCGTCTTTAAAGCCAGTAACCTGTAGTTTGTAGCCGTCCAGTTCAGGATCTGTGACTTTGGGAGAGATGGCGAAGGAGGAGTAGAAAGCGTAGGCTTTCTGTCCTTCAAAGTCCTCCATGTCCACCCTCAACTCATAGGTCTTTTTCAGGGTCAGGAGGTAGATGGTGTCCAGACCTGCATCGAACAGACGAGAGGTGAACCTTTTATTAGAACAGAgatattcaactcttaccccTTACCAGGTTCAGAGGCTGCTGGTTTCCTCTTCTACCTGGTAAttcatatcatccacctggtgtcccaggtctaaaccagaCCTCTTCTACCTGGTAATTCacatcacccacctggtgtcccaggtctaaaccagtcctcttctacctggtgtcccaggtctaaaccagtcctcttctacctggtgtcccaggtctaaaccagtcctCTTCTACCTGGTAATtcatatcacccacctggtgtcccaggtctaaaccagtcctCTTCTACCTGGTAATtcatatcacccacctggtgtcccaggtctaaaccagtcctCTTCTACCTGGTAATtcatatcacccacctggtgtcccaggtctaaaccagtcctCTTCTACCTGGTAAttcatatcatccacctggtgtcccaggtctaaaccagtcctCTTCTACCTGGTAATtcatatcacccacctggtgtcccaggtctaaaccagtcctCTTCTACCTGGTAATTCATAtcactcacctggtgtcccaggtctaaaccagtcctCTTCTACCTGGTAAttcatatcatccacctggtgtcccaggtctaaaccagtcctCTTCTACCTGGTAATTCacatcacccacctggtgtcccaggtctaaaccagtcctCTTCTACCTGGTAATtcatatcacccacctggtgtcccaggtctaaaccaggCCTCTTCTACCTGGTAAttcatatcatccacctggtgtcccaggtctaaaccagtctTCTACCTGGTAATTCATAtcactcacctggtgtcccaggtctaaaccaggCCTCTTCTACCTGGTAAttcatatcatccacctggtgtcccaggtctaaaccagtctTCTACCTGGTAATtcatatcacccacc
The nucleotide sequence above comes from Salvelinus namaycush isolate Seneca unplaced genomic scaffold, SaNama_1.0 Scaffold2259, whole genome shotgun sequence. Encoded proteins:
- the LOC120038574 gene encoding microfibril-associated glycoprotein 4-like; translated protein: MHALRFVHVLLLSVAVQSKGLMFQPLDCADIYNDGAKTSGVYRIYPAGPNSPRYVYCDMDTDGGKWTVFQRRMDGTVNFYRGWDQYKNGFGHAAGEYWLGLDTIYLLTLKKTYELRVDMEDFEGQKAYAFYSSFAISPKVTDPELDGYKLQVTGFKDGGAGDSLTYHSGMKFSTFDRDQDPHETNCAVGAVGGYWFNECYLSNPNGLYTWGLNSQMGVNWRGWKTFYSVKAISMKIRPVNL